CTGCAGGAAGAACCACCGGAAGTCGAGACCTTCGAATAGCTCCGGCACCGCGCCGGATTGCGGAAAGACGAGCTTCAGTTCGTCACCGGACTGGAGCACCAGGCCGGCGCCGGCTTTCGGGCTGACGCAGATCCAATCGATTCCGTCCGGAGCCCGCATCGTGCCGTTGGTCTCGATGGCGATTTCGAATCTCTGCTTGTGCAGTTCGTCCACCAGGGGCTGGTCCAGTTGAAGCAGCGGCTCGCCGCCCGTGCAGACGACGAGCGGGCGCGCTTGCGGTGTGATTGCGGCGGGCCACGCCGATGCAATCTTTCCGGCGAGAGCCGCAGCCGAAGAAAATGTGCCACCACCGACGCCATCCGTTCCGACGAAATCTGTATCGCAGAATTGGCAGGTCGCTTTCGCGCGATCCTGCTCGTGTCCCGACCACAGATTGCAGCCGGCAAAGCGGCAAAAGACGGCGGGGCGCCCGGCATTGGCGCCTTCGCCCTGTAATGTGTAGAAAATCTCTTTGATCGAGTACAACTTTAGAACCGGTAGTGCATACCGGATTGCATG
The sequence above is a segment of the Terriglobia bacterium genome. Coding sequences within it:
- the queE gene encoding 7-carboxy-7-deazaguanine synthase, which gives rise to MYSIKEIFYTLQGEGANAGRPAVFCRFAGCNLWSGHEQDRAKATCQFCDTDFVGTDGVGGGTFSSAAALAGKIASAWPAAITPQARPLVVCTGGEPLLQLDQPLVDELHKQRFEIAIETNGTMRAPDGIDWICVSPKAGAGLVLQSGDELKLVFPQSGAVPELFEGLDFRWFFLQPMDGPLRAENTRLAMNYCLAHPRWRLSLQTHKILGIP